The stretch of DNA GTAACCTATATATATCCTTGTACCtctcattcattaatatacaatTTCATTCACGAACAACCTAAGTCTTAGAGTAGGGACGGTCGCCCCCACTGAAGTTGAAAAAACccgaagtttttagttaaatttgaggTTTTTTTAAATTTGTCTTATGAAATTACTCGTTCGCCCTCCCTGAGATTTTTCGCCTCTCCTCTGACGCGGGGGAATCTTGACTCCGCCACTCAGGTACTCGACTACTCGTATTATTATATGGAATAAAGTCGTTTGATAACTCTAGAAGTGTTCTTTAGAAAGACGGACGCCCATTTTTATATTATACTAGTAATTGATGATTGATGCTCTTTTTGGTAATAGAATAATAGGATTATGGATTTTGTATAAGTCAAATAATATCACGCACTATTCAATCACTATTCATGTGTTGCACCATGTATCAACTATCGATGACATCTTTGACTAGTGATCCAAATTGAACCCTGTCTTGCATCATCAATCAAGAttaaaatcgatttttaacaCAATAGATGGACATTCATTGGAATCATACCATTAAATGAACTTATGTGAatagtattttaatcaaatggtATGAGTCCCGTGAATGGAAGAGAGTAGTGTTATAATTATGACCGAAGGGGGTGTAAGGATCCTAATCCCAATTGCGTTTTGGTCAATTATTGGCGATTCAATGACTGAGTATATAGTTGATATCGAGTATTCCATATCAAACAATTGATGTTGATGCTTGATAGTTGATACTCATGTTCATGTGAGAATGACGAAGATGATGTCCAACACAATCGTCTATAGCTTTTAACTTTTAAGCCATGTTCTttctaacttaatttcagctcagcTCAGGTTCATTTAATTCAGCTCAGCTCAACTTCATTCAGTTTAGTTATCTTCCGCTGAAAAGGACAAGGCTAAGCCCTacaaacttaattttaattccCGGTTCCGCCCCTAAACTAAAACGTTTGAACCGAATGCAATTATGGGACTTATGGCATAGTATTAGCTTCTGAGACTCGAATCGGAATCCAAAATTCATGTGATGCACTAAGTTCATGACTTGGTCACCTATCCAACATCACAAAGTACTAAAATGAACGTGGAATTTAGTcttctaaactaaagactaaatcAAACAAGTTATAAGAAAGTACCCTTGACTTACACAACAAATAACCATTTTAATTATCTAGTTTATTGTAATGCTAGCTGTATAGTATGATATGATCAAAGCCCCTCAAATTGTCTTTAAACAAAAATAATGAAGAAATTTAAAAGAAACCCACATCAATTTCTTGTTCAAAACACAATTTAAATCAATTTTTATAAGTTTAGGTGATGGATGACAAGAGATCTAAGATACTTGCATGCATACTAGTTGTAACTTTAATCACATTGATTACAGTTGCTTCTTTATATCTTGGACCTTCTTGGCAATTTTTTTGTATCTTTGTGTCTTGTATTACAGTCATATTTATCATATTTATATGGCTAATTCGACGTCGGTCCAAGGAGGTTGCTTACATTTTGCCTCATAAACAATTGCCTATAATGTCCAGAGAGCTCTCTGTTCCTTGTAGTTTTGTTAGGAAAGTTGCTGGAGTTCCTACTAAATTTCGGCCTAAAGAGCTTGAACTCGCGACAGATAACTTCAACGCTTTGATTGGCCGGGGAGCCTCCGGGAGTGTCTTCAAGGGGATCTTGAGTGATGGTACTGTAAGATAATTGTATACTTACATAATGTTCTTGTATTGTTAACCATTTTGCATCGGGTCATTTGAGTTGGGTTTGTTTTTGGGTTTGAACCCGTCAATTTTGAATCAGGTCATTTTAGGTTGCGTTTACTAAGGTTTCGTCATTTGCTAGGTAAAAGTTATATGCATTGTTTTGAAATAATAGTTCACATTTGTCACATTGTGTGTTAGTTCGGGACAAATCATTTTTGGGTCAGGTGGTCACTACGGGTCATTTTAGATCAGGTCAATGTCGGTGAGACAAAGTTAACTCAGCTATGAGTTATATATCAGGGTCAATTGAGGTATTATGTCGTTTTTCGAGCGTAACATTTGATTTTGATCAGGTACATGTGTGGCTGTAAAGAGGATCGAAGGCCAGGAACGAGGCGAGAAGGAATTCCTGTCAGAAGTTGCAGCAATTGGCAGTATTCAACACATTAATCTAGTAAGATTATACGGTTACTGTGTCGTTCCATCAGGGCCGCGATTCTTGGTGTACGAGTTCATCCAAAAAGGTTCATTAGACGGGTGGATCTTCCCACGACGAGATCGAAGAAATCGTCCAGGTGGTTGTCTACCGTGGCATATAAGATGGAGTGTTGCAATCGACGTGGCAAAGGCCTTGTCGTACCTTCATCATGATTGTCGCTCGAGAATCCTTCACCTCGATGTAAAACCTGAAAACATTCTCCTAGACGATAGTTATCGAGCTGTGGTTTCGGATTTTGGGCTTGCGAAATTAATGGGTCGAGACCAAAGTCGTCTCGTGACCAACATTCGAGGGACCAAAGGGTATTTAGCCCCGGAATGGCTTTTAGAAAATGGCATTTCCGGAAAATCCGATGTTTATAGCTACGGGATGGTTCTTCTCGAGATGATAGGCGGGAAGAGAAATGTACGAGTAATTGACGATGATTCGAAGGATCGATCTCTTCGAAAATACGAGTATTTTCCTAAGATTGTTGTCGAGAAAATGAAAGCCGGGAAACTAATGTCCGTTCTCGACCCAAGGTTATTAGAGGGAAAACGGGTTGACGAGAATCAGGTACGGAAAATGGCCCACATTGCATTATGGTGCATCCAAGAGAAGGTCCGTCGTCGACCCACTATGGCCCAAGTGGTGGATATGTTCGAAGGGCATTTACGGGTGGACGACCCACCCGAGACGGAGATGATTATCGTTGATTTGTTGGCGATTGGGAACGAGAAAGTTGCGGGTCAGGTGAGGATGAAGGCAACCGGAGTTTATTTATCGGACGTTAATACTAAGATTACTAAAACGGGTGGTTCATCATCATTTGAGGGTTCTAGCGTTTTATCAGGTAGATAGCTGAGGATTAATTGTAGAgctttttattcatttcttttgcaggtttatttgtttgattttctaattttttttgtaCATTACAATGTATTTGGTTTTCAATTTTGAACAAGAATTGAGATTACCTTGAACAAAACATTGAGATGTGGTCATAACACTTGTAAGTATCCACAAAAAGGATGATATATCCGGATGTACAAGAGCATTATACAACCATGTTAATTTAGTTGAACTTCTGTATTATATGTGTTCCAACTTCCAAATGGTTCATAAAAACTTCT from Silene latifolia isolate original U9 population chromosome 10, ASM4854445v1, whole genome shotgun sequence encodes:
- the LOC141609203 gene encoding putative receptor-like protein kinase At5g20050; the encoded protein is MDDKRSKILACILVVTLITLITVASLYLGPSWQFFCIFVSCITVIFIIFIWLIRRRSKEVAYILPHKQLPIMSRELSVPCSFVRKVAGVPTKFRPKELELATDNFNALIGRGASGSVFKGILSDGTCVAVKRIEGQERGEKEFLSEVAAIGSIQHINLVRLYGYCVVPSGPRFLVYEFIQKGSLDGWIFPRRDRRNRPGGCLPWHIRWSVAIDVAKALSYLHHDCRSRILHLDVKPENILLDDSYRAVVSDFGLAKLMGRDQSRLVTNIRGTKGYLAPEWLLENGISGKSDVYSYGMVLLEMIGGKRNVRVIDDDSKDRSLRKYEYFPKIVVEKMKAGKLMSVLDPRLLEGKRVDENQVRKMAHIALWCIQEKVRRRPTMAQVVDMFEGHLRVDDPPETEMIIVDLLAIGNEKVAGQVRMKATGVYLSDVNTKITKTGGSSSFEGSSVLSGR